A single region of the Latilactobacillus curvatus JCM 1096 = DSM 20019 genome encodes:
- the yjeM gene encoding glutamate/gamma-aminobutyrate family transporter YjeM: MAKSKKINVQGLVLMIFGSIFGFANTTIAFYLMGYASIIWYILAAIFFFLPTSLMFAEFGSSLKESRGGIYSWLEASIGKKAAFIGTFIWLASWIVWMVSTAAKVWVPFSTFLQGSDQTATWHLLGMNGTQVVGVLGILWILLLTFLSSRGIDKIQKFASFSGMAVAFLFAAFLVISVAIWFKTGFHLAEPIHGTTTFVKSPMSSYQTPIGMLSFVVFSIFAYAGMEAMGGVTDSMDQPEKTFPKGLMIATVFITLIYAVAIFMWGISTNWQQVLSGNKANMGNITYVLMQNLGYQFGHAFGMTTPVAMTIGTTFARITGLIMFISYLGAFAVLIYSPLKSFVLGTPKALWPNGFAEVNKHGMPEKAMWAQALLVCILIAVISFGGKAAGDFYNVLTLMSNVSTSLPYLFLVTAFPYFKARKDLERPYEFFKSPVAVKAVTIVVDLVLVFGIAFTIIQPMLEGQYLDAFWMVIGPIVFTIMALALYHRYQRKVVHG, translated from the coding sequence ACGTTCAAGGTCTCGTATTGATGATTTTTGGGTCAATCTTCGGCTTTGCGAATACCACAATTGCTTTCTACTTAATGGGCTATGCCAGCATTATTTGGTATATCTTAGCGGCAATTTTCTTTTTCTTACCAACTTCATTAATGTTTGCTGAATTTGGTTCTTCTTTGAAAGAATCACGCGGGGGCATCTATTCTTGGTTAGAAGCATCCATTGGTAAAAAGGCGGCTTTCATCGGGACGTTCATCTGGTTAGCGTCATGGATTGTCTGGATGGTGTCAACAGCTGCTAAAGTGTGGGTGCCGTTTTCAACGTTCCTCCAAGGTTCAGATCAAACAGCAACCTGGCATTTATTAGGGATGAATGGCACTCAAGTGGTCGGTGTCTTAGGAATTCTTTGGATTTTATTATTAACTTTCCTATCAAGTCGTGGGATTGATAAGATTCAAAAGTTTGCGTCATTCAGTGGGATGGCCGTTGCCTTTTTATTCGCCGCATTCTTAGTGATTAGTGTGGCGATTTGGTTTAAAACGGGTTTTCATTTGGCAGAACCGATTCATGGGACGACGACCTTTGTTAAGAGTCCGATGAGTAGCTATCAAACACCAATTGGGATGTTATCATTTGTTGTCTTCTCAATCTTTGCTTACGCGGGGATGGAAGCCATGGGCGGTGTTACCGATAGTATGGATCAGCCTGAAAAGACTTTCCCTAAAGGGTTAATGATTGCGACAGTCTTCATTACATTAATCTACGCGGTTGCAATCTTTATGTGGGGCATCTCAACGAACTGGCAACAAGTCTTGAGCGGGAATAAAGCTAACATGGGCAATATTACTTATGTTCTTATGCAAAACTTGGGTTATCAATTCGGCCATGCCTTTGGGATGACGACACCCGTTGCGATGACGATTGGAACAACCTTTGCTCGGATTACCGGTTTAATCATGTTTATCAGTTACTTAGGCGCATTTGCCGTCTTGATTTATTCACCATTAAAGTCATTTGTACTCGGGACACCTAAAGCACTCTGGCCGAACGGCTTTGCAGAAGTTAACAAGCATGGCATGCCTGAAAAAGCAATGTGGGCGCAAGCATTATTAGTCTGCATTTTAATCGCGGTTATTTCATTTGGTGGTAAAGCTGCCGGTGACTTCTATAATGTCTTGACTTTGATGTCTAACGTTTCAACATCGTTGCCATACCTCTTTTTAGTGACTGCCTTTCCATATTTCAAGGCACGCAAAGATTTGGAACGGCCTTACGAATTCTTTAAATCACCAGTTGCTGTTAAGGCGGTGACGATTGTGGTCGACTTAGTCCTTGTCTTCGGAATTGCCTTTACGATTATTCAACCGATGTTAGAAGGTCAATATTTAGATGCCTTCTGGATGGTCATTGGTCCGATTGTCTTTACGATTATGGCCCTTGCTTTGTATCATCGCTATCAACGAAAAGTAGTACATGGCTAA
- a CDS encoding glycine betaine ABC transporter substrate-binding protein: protein MIKKNKLIAFFTLVGLVTLLTACSSQTKPYATDEKLGGQINYTITGIDAGAGIMASTQTAINKYHLNDQNWQLQTSSTAAMTSTLDKAIADKRPIVITGWQPHWMFTKYPIKFLKDPKNVFGQAEHINTVVRKGLKKDMPEAYTILDRFHWTPKEMSTVMLKVNDGVEPEKAARDWIQDNPEKVAEWTKGVKKVHGTKIKLTYVAWDSEIASTNVVAEVLRQQGYQPTIQAMEIQPMWASVATKAADAQVSAWLPKTSGLYYKDYKGQIEDLGPNLEGAKVGLAVPKYMTNINSIEDLKTK from the coding sequence GTGATTAAGAAGAATAAATTAATAGCTTTTTTCACCTTAGTGGGGCTCGTCACACTTCTAACGGCCTGCAGTTCGCAAACTAAGCCGTACGCTACCGATGAGAAATTAGGCGGTCAAATTAATTACACGATTACCGGAATTGACGCGGGTGCTGGGATTATGGCATCCACACAAACTGCAATTAACAAGTATCATTTGAATGATCAGAACTGGCAGTTGCAAACCAGCTCAACTGCGGCAATGACCAGTACGTTAGACAAAGCGATTGCGGATAAACGCCCAATCGTCATTACTGGTTGGCAACCACATTGGATGTTTACTAAATATCCAATCAAGTTTTTAAAAGACCCCAAAAATGTTTTTGGTCAAGCTGAACACATTAATACGGTTGTTCGTAAGGGGCTAAAGAAGGATATGCCAGAAGCATATACCATCTTAGATCGATTCCATTGGACGCCAAAGGAAATGTCGACCGTAATGCTTAAAGTCAATGACGGTGTTGAACCTGAAAAGGCGGCGCGCGATTGGATTCAAGACAATCCAGAAAAAGTTGCTGAGTGGACTAAGGGTGTTAAAAAGGTTCATGGCACGAAAATTAAGTTAACCTATGTGGCTTGGGATTCAGAAATCGCGTCAACTAACGTGGTGGCTGAAGTTTTACGTCAACAAGGTTATCAACCAACGATTCAAGCTATGGAAATTCAACCGATGTGGGCGTCAGTCGCAACTAAAGCAGCCGATGCACAAGTTTCCGCATGGTTACCGAAGACCTCTGGTTTATACTACAAGGATTACAAAGGTCAGATTGAAGACTTAGGTCCGAACTTAGAGGGTGCTAAGGTCGGTTTAGCTGTACCGAAGTATATGACGAATATTAATTCGATTGAAGATTTGAAAACAAAATAG
- a CDS encoding Sapep family Mn(2+)-dependent dipeptidase gives MKPIRADFKALFEAHADEFLADLREVLRVPSVCGAQTFEAPFGIGPKRALETVLAIADRMGFRTGQVGNCVGWAEYGPDETQAPTYFGILGHLDVVDVEDDWHYPPFELTQVDNMLYGRGVLDNKGPLLSTLFALYLIKTQKITFKQRVRIIFGTDEESGSQDMPIYLAEHSAPYAGFTPDCKFPAVYGERGLLDVQLALPITDGSEQQITAIEGRFAKSYLPDHAQLILADGTVKTYHGKKAPSNAPEMADNVLPKLVADASQLTGQTGQFYQWVAAKIGTQSTGENLGINYQDEASGALQLAFYGVSIEAQQLSVHLTCRYPIPVTEDQLLTGIKAAMLPGMTLTVKRRYPSQVTDPTLPFIQQPSAIYAADTGLDGTPVTTTGVTYARALPNIIAFGPSFPGQKGIAHKGDEWLQFSDWQMMMQIYYDSLLAVGTGT, from the coding sequence GTGAAACCGATTAGAGCAGATTTTAAGGCATTATTTGAAGCACATGCTGATGAGTTCTTAGCGGACTTGCGGGAAGTGTTACGCGTGCCGAGTGTGTGTGGAGCGCAAACGTTTGAAGCGCCGTTTGGAATTGGTCCGAAACGCGCATTGGAAACAGTGTTGGCGATTGCTGATCGAATGGGCTTTAGGACGGGGCAAGTCGGCAATTGTGTTGGCTGGGCAGAATATGGACCAGACGAAACGCAAGCGCCAACTTATTTTGGGATTCTTGGTCATTTAGATGTCGTGGATGTTGAAGATGATTGGCATTATCCACCATTTGAACTGACTCAGGTAGATAATATGCTGTATGGGCGTGGTGTTTTGGATAATAAGGGACCACTTTTATCGACATTATTTGCCCTGTATCTGATTAAGACGCAAAAGATAACATTTAAACAACGCGTCCGAATTATTTTTGGCACTGATGAGGAATCTGGGAGTCAGGATATGCCAATTTATTTGGCGGAACATTCCGCACCATATGCCGGATTCACACCAGATTGTAAATTTCCAGCCGTCTACGGCGAACGGGGCTTGTTAGATGTCCAGTTAGCGTTACCGATTACGGACGGCTCTGAGCAACAAATTACGGCGATTGAAGGACGGTTCGCTAAAAGTTATCTGCCAGATCATGCACAGCTGATTTTGGCCGATGGCACGGTTAAAACTTATCACGGCAAAAAGGCACCTAGCAATGCCCCCGAAATGGCGGATAATGTGTTACCGAAGTTAGTTGCCGATGCAAGTCAACTCACTGGTCAAACGGGTCAATTTTATCAATGGGTAGCCGCTAAAATCGGGACGCAGTCAACTGGGGAAAACTTGGGGATTAATTATCAAGATGAAGCATCAGGAGCATTGCAACTTGCTTTTTATGGGGTATCGATTGAAGCCCAACAGTTAAGTGTGCATCTGACATGTCGTTACCCAATCCCAGTGACGGAAGATCAGTTGTTAACTGGGATTAAAGCTGCCATGTTGCCGGGGATGACGTTGACGGTTAAACGGCGTTATCCATCGCAAGTTACTGATCCAACATTGCCATTTATTCAACAACCCTCTGCGATTTATGCGGCAGATACTGGTTTGGATGGCACACCGGTCACAACAACGGGCGTGACTTATGCGCGCGCGTTACCGAACATCATCGCGTTTGGCCCATCATTTCCAGGTCAAAAAGGGATTGCCCATAAAGGGGATGAATGGCTTCAATTCAGTGACTGGCAAATGATGATGCAGATTTATTATGATAGCTTGCTCGCAGTCGGTACTGGAACATAA
- a CDS encoding ABC transporter permease has protein sequence MTIAKLPIANWMDHFVDWLTQFTGFFNGLTNFIGGIINAFQWVFDLIPIWLFIVIIAGVTYLANRDTKKWGLIIFEVLGLLLIWNLDFWRDMTQTLTLVLTSSLISLVIGVPLGIWMAKSDIAQAIFKPILDFMQTMPAFVYLIPAVAFFGIGMVPGVFASVIFAMPPTVRMTNLGIRQVPTELIEASDSYGSTEWQKLIKVQLPLAKSTLMAGVNQSMMLALSMVVIASMIGAMGLGTRVYFAVGRNDAGGGFAAGLAIVILAIIIDRLTQALNRQRKH, from the coding sequence ATGACGATTGCTAAATTACCAATTGCCAATTGGATGGATCACTTTGTCGATTGGCTGACACAATTTACTGGCTTTTTTAATGGTTTAACGAATTTTATTGGCGGAATTATCAACGCTTTCCAATGGGTGTTTGATTTAATCCCCATCTGGTTATTCATCGTGATTATCGCTGGCGTCACTTATTTAGCGAATCGCGACACCAAAAAATGGGGTTTAATTATCTTTGAAGTCCTCGGCCTACTCTTGATTTGGAACCTTGATTTCTGGCGGGATATGACGCAAACGTTAACGTTAGTGTTAACCTCGAGTCTGATTTCCCTCGTAATTGGGGTGCCACTTGGAATTTGGATGGCCAAAAGCGATATTGCCCAGGCAATATTTAAACCCATCTTAGATTTCATGCAGACAATGCCGGCATTTGTTTACTTAATTCCAGCCGTTGCCTTCTTTGGTATCGGGATGGTCCCGGGCGTTTTCGCATCAGTGATTTTTGCCATGCCACCAACGGTTCGTATGACAAACCTTGGGATTCGCCAAGTGCCAACCGAATTGATCGAAGCCTCTGATTCATATGGCTCAACTGAATGGCAAAAGTTAATTAAGGTTCAATTACCATTGGCGAAATCGACCTTAATGGCTGGGGTTAACCAAAGTATGATGTTGGCCTTATCAATGGTCGTGATTGCGTCAATGATTGGAGCAATGGGCTTAGGAACACGAGTTTACTTTGCTGTTGGCCGGAATGATGCTGGGGGCGGTTTTGCAGCCGGCTTGGCAATCGTAATCTTAGCGATTATTATTGATCGTTTAACCCAAGCTTTGAACCGGCAACGTAAACATTAA
- a CDS encoding GntR family transcriptional regulator, producing the protein MVKYLYVEIAEALRDDIQKGVYGIHQKLPSETDLANQFSTTRLTIRKAIDLLVKQHVVVRDRNRGTYVLATQSKISSGSSGLVGFTEAAKQFQLDVSTRVLDLRRTIVYPDYVAPPS; encoded by the coding sequence ATGGTTAAGTATCTATACGTTGAAATTGCAGAAGCCTTACGAGATGACATTCAAAAAGGGGTCTATGGGATCCATCAGAAATTACCATCGGAAACGGATTTAGCCAATCAATTTTCAACGACGCGGCTAACAATTCGCAAAGCAATCGATCTATTGGTTAAACAACATGTCGTGGTACGCGATCGAAATCGTGGCACCTATGTACTTGCAACACAAAGTAAAATTTCGAGTGGTTCATCTGGTTTAGTTGGTTTTACCGAAGCAGCCAAACAGTTTCAATTGGATGTCAGCACGCGGGTGTTAGATTTACGCCGGACAATCGTTTATCCGGACTATGTGGCCCCTCCAAGTTAG
- a CDS encoding PTS sugar transporter subunit IIC, whose translation MQKKLEQILMPVAIKLGNNVVLRSLRDGFLIITPLIIVTSIFLLIGNFPIPGWTEFWSGILGPHWTEWFSAVSNLVFSFTGLLACFGISYAYGKNRGLQAIHTSAIAIISFLILTPTVVTVGKKSIGAIQTMYLGPNGIFLGIFIALVSVEIYRFAIKRNWRIKMPDGVPPAVSESFDALLPAGLVVLVFFLIRIGFSLSSFETAYNFIYTLLQQPLKGAGNSLPSVLLYNFIAMLLWCFGINGPTITNSVWSPIFFVLTQDNLTAFQNHTQLPHIFTQQFIDIFTTYGGGGSTLSLLIVMLTVCKSKRVKELGKLAIVPGIFGINEPIIFGLPVVLNPIIAIPFIIVPVLNTLISGIVFQLGWVPYTNGVMLPWTTPPIISGWLSTGSWTGSVLQLFELVLGILIYYPFIMMIDRQYLAEEAEAAGLDDVDINFDEI comes from the coding sequence ATGCAAAAGAAACTCGAACAGATTTTGATGCCGGTTGCGATTAAACTGGGGAATAATGTTGTACTCCGATCATTGCGAGATGGTTTCTTAATCATTACGCCATTGATTATCGTGACATCGATTTTCTTACTGATTGGGAATTTTCCAATTCCTGGTTGGACTGAATTTTGGAGTGGGATTTTAGGGCCGCACTGGACAGAATGGTTTAGTGCTGTTTCTAATTTAGTGTTTAGTTTTACAGGGTTGCTTGCTTGTTTTGGGATATCCTATGCCTATGGTAAAAACCGAGGGTTACAAGCGATTCATACCAGTGCAATTGCTATTATTTCATTCTTAATTTTGACACCGACTGTTGTCACCGTTGGTAAAAAATCAATCGGTGCCATTCAAACAATGTATTTGGGACCTAACGGGATTTTCCTAGGGATTTTTATCGCATTAGTCAGTGTTGAAATTTACCGTTTTGCGATTAAACGCAACTGGCGAATTAAGATGCCAGATGGTGTGCCACCTGCAGTTAGTGAATCATTCGATGCCTTACTACCGGCTGGCTTAGTGGTATTAGTTTTCTTCTTAATTCGAATTGGTTTTAGCCTTTCGAGTTTCGAAACGGCCTACAATTTCATCTACACGTTACTGCAACAACCGTTAAAAGGTGCTGGCAACTCATTGCCATCTGTATTGCTTTATAACTTCATCGCAATGTTGCTCTGGTGTTTTGGGATTAATGGTCCAACTATCACCAACAGTGTGTGGTCACCAATTTTCTTCGTTCTGACGCAAGATAACTTAACAGCATTCCAGAATCATACGCAGTTACCACATATTTTCACCCAACAATTTATTGACATCTTCACCACATACGGTGGCGGTGGGAGTACCCTCTCACTCTTAATCGTCATGTTAACCGTCTGCAAGTCAAAACGCGTCAAAGAATTGGGTAAGTTGGCAATTGTCCCCGGTATTTTCGGGATTAACGAACCGATTATCTTCGGTTTGCCAGTCGTTTTAAACCCAATTATTGCAATTCCATTCATTATCGTACCGGTTTTAAATACATTGATTTCAGGGATTGTATTCCAACTCGGATGGGTACCGTATACAAATGGCGTTATGTTGCCATGGACAACACCACCGATTATTTCTGGGTGGCTTTCAACTGGGAGTTGGACAGGGTCAGTCCTCCAATTATTTGAATTAGTGCTTGGAATTTTAATTTACTATCCATTTATCATGATGATTGATCGGCAGTATTTGGCGGAAGAAGCCGAAGCGGCTGGCTTAGACGATGTTGATATTAATTTTGACGAAATTTAA
- a CDS encoding IS30-like element ISLpl1 family transposase, with protein MSSITYSERIKIETFCELGLSNIQMGVRLNRSPSTISYELSRCQPYQAELAQTDAEYKRSRCGRKTKLSDELKQKILNHLRLSWSPGMIAHEFKLATKSIYNWLNQGRIGFSLNDLPEHGVRQRRNVDQRSKYNQSLGRSIEQRPMMINQRKRIGDFELDTVVGPRGHSKAVLLTLIDRKSRFLWAYRLKDRTTATVNEALTKFLTTFNGPVHSFTVDRGTEFSGLVSLESQYGIKTYYCHAYTPAERGSNERFNRNLRYFYPKGTRFEHISAQDLTTTLLQINQRPLKILDWQTPYQVMLTNLSKNSD; from the coding sequence TTGTCTAGTATAACCTATTCCGAACGAATTAAAATCGAAACCTTTTGTGAACTAGGGCTGTCCAATATCCAAATGGGCGTTCGGCTGAACCGATCACCGTCAACAATTTCTTATGAATTATCTCGATGTCAACCTTATCAGGCTGAATTAGCACAAACAGATGCCGAATACAAGCGATCACGATGTGGTCGGAAAACTAAGCTGAGCGATGAGTTAAAGCAAAAAATTCTCAACCATTTACGTCTAAGCTGGTCACCAGGAATGATTGCTCACGAATTTAAACTAGCTACTAAATCTATTTATAATTGGCTAAATCAGGGGAGAATTGGCTTCTCCTTGAATGATCTACCTGAACATGGCGTACGCCAACGGCGTAACGTTGACCAACGATCCAAATATAATCAATCTTTGGGGCGATCAATTGAACAGCGTCCCATGATGATTAATCAACGTAAGCGCATCGGCGATTTTGAACTAGATACAGTCGTTGGTCCTCGTGGGCATAGTAAGGCAGTTTTATTAACTTTAATCGATCGCAAATCACGGTTCCTTTGGGCATACCGGTTAAAAGATCGGACGACAGCGACTGTTAATGAAGCACTAACTAAGTTCCTAACCACTTTTAATGGTCCGGTGCACAGCTTTACTGTGGACCGTGGCACTGAGTTTAGTGGGCTAGTATCACTTGAATCACAATATGGTATTAAGACCTATTACTGCCATGCTTATACTCCAGCTGAACGTGGTAGTAATGAACGCTTTAATCGGAATTTACGTTATTTTTATCCTAAAGGGACTCGTTTTGAGCACATTAGTGCTCAAGATTTAACGACGACGTTACTCCAAATTAACCAGCGACCGCTTAAAATACTCGACTGGCAAACACCGTATCAGGTTATGCTGACAAATTTGTCCAAAAATTCGGATTAA
- a CDS encoding UbiA family prenyltransferase, whose product MSVKAFLDFIELRTKVGSVIPFMAGFFFTLYYFHQIDPINTVLYFCALVLIDVFTTGWNNYNDFHLAKNETLQQSTSALGRQNIAPKVALRWLIGFISTATVLGLILVWRTNLIVLAVSVLFILIGILYTYGPFPISRLPLGELLSSLVLGFGNFFLTVYVNVPADQLVDLRFDGPLMLFQLNWLNVILVFVASLPTVFLIANLMLMNNICDYTVDLENGRHTLISYIGQKRGIQLYQLSAYSCYVVIIVGIGLKLYPWPAALAFASGPTLLRNGFALQKSQEKRVVFGTAVQNLIVFNGFWLVGMLIGLYL is encoded by the coding sequence ATGTCTGTTAAGGCGTTTTTAGATTTTATCGAATTACGCACTAAAGTTGGTAGCGTGATTCCCTTTATGGCTGGGTTCTTTTTTACGTTGTATTATTTCCACCAAATTGATCCGATCAATACCGTGTTGTACTTCTGTGCATTGGTGTTAATTGATGTCTTCACAACGGGATGGAATAATTACAACGACTTTCACCTCGCTAAAAATGAAACGCTCCAGCAATCAACCAGTGCATTAGGACGACAAAATATTGCCCCTAAGGTTGCTTTACGCTGGTTGATCGGCTTTATAAGTACGGCAACCGTTCTGGGGCTGATTCTGGTCTGGCGCACAAATTTAATTGTGTTAGCCGTCAGTGTTCTGTTCATCTTAATCGGGATTTTATATACTTACGGCCCATTCCCAATTTCACGATTACCACTGGGTGAGTTGTTATCGAGTCTGGTATTAGGGTTCGGTAATTTCTTTTTGACGGTGTATGTCAACGTTCCGGCGGATCAGTTGGTCGATTTGCGCTTTGATGGGCCGTTAATGTTATTCCAACTGAATTGGCTGAATGTGATTTTGGTGTTTGTGGCGAGTTTACCAACTGTCTTCCTGATTGCTAATTTGATGTTAATGAACAATATTTGTGATTACACAGTCGATTTAGAGAATGGGCGGCACACATTAATCAGTTACATTGGTCAAAAGCGCGGCATTCAACTTTATCAACTTAGTGCGTATAGTTGTTACGTGGTGATTATTGTTGGGATTGGCCTGAAATTATATCCATGGCCAGCAGCGCTAGCTTTTGCGAGTGGCCCAACTTTGTTACGTAATGGGTTTGCATTACAGAAGAGTCAGGAAAAACGCGTTGTATTTGGTACAGCGGTTCAGAATCTAATTGTCTTTAACGGTTTTTGGCTAGTGGGAATGTTGATTGGCCTCTATCTTTAA
- a CDS encoding UTRA domain-containing protein: MADGEAMTHEQIYLKQKILPELTAHEAQGSLYRLIEQTIPIGYANQELEAVVLEKGLSDLLETSPGQPAFLAHTVAYSMDGYPILYDNSHYRADKYTFHNILQREH, encoded by the coding sequence ATGGCAGACGGTGAAGCGATGACCCACGAACAAATCTATCTGAAACAAAAAATTCTACCAGAATTAACGGCCCATGAGGCACAAGGGTCACTCTACCGCTTGATTGAGCAAACAATCCCAATCGGGTATGCCAACCAAGAACTCGAAGCAGTCGTATTGGAAAAAGGCTTAAGTGACTTACTTGAGACCTCTCCAGGGCAACCCGCTTTTCTAGCCCACACGGTTGCGTATTCAATGGACGGTTATCCAATTCTTTATGATAACTCGCATTATCGTGCTGATAAATACACGTTCCATAACATCTTGCAACGTGAACATTAA
- a CDS encoding IS30-like element ISLpl1 family transposase, with protein MSSITYSERIKIETFCELGLSNIQMGVRLNRSPSTISYELSRCQPYQAELAQTDAEYKRSRCGRKTKLSDELKQKILNHLRLSWSPGMIAHEFKLATKSIYNWLNQGRIGFSLNDLPEHGVRQRRNVDQRSKYNQSLGRSIEQRPMMINQRKRIGDFELDTVVGPRGHSKAVLLTLIDRKSRFLWAYRLKDRTTATVNEALTKFLTTFNGPVHSFTVDRGTEFSGLVSLESQYGIKTYYCHAYTPAERGSNERFNRNLRYFYPKGTRFEHISAQDLTTTLLQINQRPLKILDWQTPYQVMLTNLSKNSD; from the coding sequence TTGTCTAGTATAACCTATTCCGAACGAATTAAAATCGAAACCTTTTGTGAACTAGGGCTGTCCAATATCCAAATGGGCGTTCGGCTGAACCGATCACCGTCAACAATTTCTTATGAATTATCTCGATGTCAACCTTATCAGGCTGAATTAGCACAAACAGATGCCGAATACAAGCGATCACGATGTGGTCGGAAAACTAAGCTGAGCGATGAGTTAAAGCAAAAAATTCTCAACCATTTACGTCTAAGCTGGTCACCAGGAATGATTGCTCACGAATTTAAACTAGCTACTAAATCTATTTATAATTGGCTAAATCAGGGGAGAATTGGTTTCTCCTTGAATGATCTACCTGAACATGGCGTACGCCAACGGCGTAACGTTGACCAACGATCCAAATATAATCAATCTTTGGGGCGATCAATTGAACAGCGTCCCATGATGATTAATCAACGTAAGCGCATCGGCGATTTTGAACTAGATACAGTCGTTGGTCCTCGTGGGCATAGTAAGGCAGTTTTATTAACTTTAATCGATCGCAAATCACGGTTCCTTTGGGCATACCGGTTAAAAGATCGGACGACAGCGACTGTTAATGAAGCACTAACTAAGTTCCTAACCACTTTTAATGGTCCGGTGCACAGCTTTACTGTGGACCGTGGCACTGAGTTTAGTGGGCTAGTATCACTTGAATCACAATATGGTATTAAGACCTATTACTGCCATGCTTATACGCCAGCTGAACGTGGTAGTAATGAACGCTTTAATCGGAATTTACGTTATTTTTATCCTAAAGGGACTCGTTTTGAGCACATTAGTGCTCAAGATTTAACGACGACGTTACTCCAAATTAACCAGCGACCGCTTAAAATACTCGACTGGCAAACACCGTATCAGGTTATGCTGACAAATTTGTCCAAAAATTCGGATTAA
- a CDS encoding quaternary amine ABC transporter ATP-binding protein, with the protein MTVKLQVKNLTKIFGKRVPRAKELLKQGKSKAAILKETGATIGVDRANFEVESGEIFVIMGLSGSGKSTLVRMINRLIEPTEGSVLIDGEDLMQIDKKALREVRRKKMSMVFQNFGLFPNRTILENTDYGLEIQGIDKATREQKANEALDLVGLNGYGDQYPTQLSGGMQQRVGLARALANDAEILLMDEAFSALDPLNRSDMQDQLLDLQETMHKTIIFISHDLNEALKIGDHIMIMKDGEIVQTGTPEDILTRPADEYVEKFIENVDRSKVYTAGNVMIRPTTVNIEKDGPRLALKRMRENEVSNAYVVNSKRELVGIIDARDVLELVRKESRDLQSIVNTEVPTTDEETPIADILDDISQTGIPFAVLNDKQQLRGIIIRGAVLGALAGNEVNHFA; encoded by the coding sequence ATGACTGTCAAATTACAAGTCAAAAATCTAACAAAAATATTTGGTAAGCGCGTGCCGCGTGCCAAAGAATTACTGAAACAAGGAAAATCAAAAGCAGCGATTCTAAAGGAAACAGGTGCGACAATCGGTGTCGACCGGGCTAACTTCGAAGTAGAATCTGGCGAGATTTTTGTCATTATGGGACTATCTGGGAGTGGTAAATCAACATTGGTTCGGATGATCAACCGGTTGATTGAGCCTACTGAAGGTAGTGTATTAATCGATGGCGAGGATTTAATGCAGATTGATAAGAAGGCATTACGTGAAGTCCGGCGTAAAAAGATGAGCATGGTATTCCAAAATTTTGGGCTCTTTCCAAATCGAACGATTCTTGAAAATACAGACTATGGGCTTGAAATTCAAGGCATTGATAAGGCGACACGGGAACAAAAAGCGAATGAAGCACTCGATTTAGTTGGTTTAAATGGTTATGGCGATCAGTATCCGACACAATTATCTGGTGGGATGCAACAACGGGTTGGTTTAGCGCGTGCATTAGCGAATGATGCTGAGATTTTATTAATGGACGAAGCTTTTTCTGCGCTTGATCCATTGAATCGTTCTGACATGCAAGACCAACTACTCGACTTGCAAGAAACGATGCACAAAACAATTATCTTTATTAGTCATGATTTAAATGAAGCGCTCAAAATCGGCGACCACATCATGATCATGAAGGATGGGGAAATCGTTCAAACCGGGACACCGGAAGATATCTTGACACGGCCTGCTGACGAGTATGTAGAGAAATTCATCGAAAACGTTGATCGTAGTAAAGTTTACACGGCCGGCAACGTTATGATTCGCCCAACGACTGTTAATATTGAAAAAGATGGCCCTCGTTTGGCCTTAAAACGAATGCGTGAAAATGAAGTTTCTAATGCTTACGTTGTCAACAGTAAACGTGAGTTAGTTGGGATTATTGATGCGCGTGATGTACTTGAGTTAGTCCGCAAAGAAAGTCGTGATTTGCAATCAATCGTGAATACTGAAGTTCCAACAACCGATGAAGAGACACCAATTGCTGATATCTTAGATGATATTTCGCAAACGGGCATTCCGTTTGCTGTCTTAAATGATAAGCAACAATTACGTGGGATTATTATTCGCGGGGCCGTCTTAGGGGCACTTGCAGGAAACGAGGTGAACCATTTTGCTTAA